From a region of the Haloferax volcanii DS2 genome:
- a CDS encoding branched-chain amino acid ABC transporter permease has product MRGLVIGLAGIGLSMTYSILNFANFSHGDYITAGAFSGWATTYLIAGLGRADIGALLLVGAGGSVYGGTLGIGMLSTPLAVVAGIVVSGGFAIALSLAVDRTIFKPIRNEDGITLLITSVGVAFALRYLMQFVFGSDVRGTTAQPPSLSLDFIDGTVFINAHDITLLVVASALMLGVHVLLQRTKLGKAMRAMADNKDLALITGISTERVVRATWIIGGGLTGVAGYMFILWKGTLGFNDGWLLLLLIFAAVILGGIGSIYGAIAGGLVIGLTASMSVLWIPSAFSRAAAFVVMIVILLVKPSGLFSGRATA; this is encoded by the coding sequence ATGCGGGGGCTCGTAATCGGCCTCGCGGGCATCGGGTTGTCGATGACGTACAGCATTCTAAACTTCGCTAACTTCTCCCACGGCGACTACATCACGGCCGGGGCGTTCTCGGGGTGGGCGACGACGTACCTCATCGCCGGGTTGGGACGCGCCGATATCGGCGCGCTCCTGCTCGTCGGGGCCGGGGGGTCGGTCTACGGCGGGACGCTCGGCATCGGGATGCTCTCGACGCCGCTCGCGGTCGTCGCCGGTATCGTCGTCTCCGGCGGCTTCGCCATCGCGCTGTCGCTCGCGGTCGACCGCACCATTTTCAAACCGATTCGAAACGAGGACGGTATCACGCTTCTCATCACGAGCGTCGGCGTCGCGTTCGCGCTTCGCTACCTGATGCAGTTCGTCTTCGGCTCCGACGTGCGCGGCACGACCGCCCAACCGCCCTCGCTGTCGCTGGACTTCATCGACGGCACGGTGTTCATCAACGCCCACGACATCACGCTCCTCGTGGTCGCGTCGGCGCTGATGCTCGGCGTCCACGTGCTCTTACAGCGGACGAAACTCGGCAAGGCGATGCGCGCGATGGCCGACAACAAGGACCTCGCGCTCATCACCGGCATCTCGACCGAGCGCGTCGTCCGCGCGACCTGGATTATCGGCGGCGGGCTGACCGGCGTCGCGGGCTACATGTTCATCCTCTGGAAAGGGACCCTCGGGTTCAACGACGGGTGGCTGCTGTTGCTTCTCATCTTCGCCGCGGTTATCCTCGGCGGCATCGGCTCCATCTACGGGGCCATCGCCGGCGGCCTCGTCATCGGACTGACGGCGTCGATGTCGGTCCTGTGGATTCCCTCGGCGTTCTCGCGGGCCGCGGCCTTCGTCGTCATGATCGTCATCCTCCTCGTGAAACCGTCCGGGCTGTTCAGCGGGAGGGCGACCGCATGA
- a CDS encoding DUF7563 family protein encodes MPECQNCGSFVTPAYARVFTPDGMENPRVCPNCEDMVRDGAQVRAARSPRNH; translated from the coding sequence ATGCCGGAATGTCAGAACTGTGGTTCGTTCGTGACGCCCGCATACGCCCGAGTATTCACTCCCGATGGCATGGAGAACCCGCGCGTTTGCCCGAACTGCGAGGATATGGTCCGCGACGGCGCGCAGGTGCGGGCGGCGCGCTCACCGAGAAATCACTGA
- a CDS encoding succinate dehydrogenase/fumarate reductase iron-sulfur subunit translates to MSTQVPETVEEESATEAASAGKQKRDAKKRERAERVQEQREAEAAEKARSADDTYHLKVFRYDPEVPEKQEPRFDDFHVPYKQGMTILDALMWARDHYDSSLTFRHSCRQAICGSDALFVNGSQRLGCKTQLSDLSEPIRVEPLPHSDVVKDLVVDMEHFYDQMESVEPYFQTNSLPDGELDEQRQTRENREKVKMSTRCIWCSACMSSCNIAAGDNEYLGPAAINKAYRFAMDEREGEDMKQRRLEILEQEHGVWRCQTQFSCTEVCPKDIPLTEHIQELKREAIKNNLKFW, encoded by the coding sequence ATGAGCACGCAAGTTCCCGAAACTGTCGAGGAGGAATCGGCCACGGAGGCGGCGTCCGCCGGCAAGCAGAAGCGCGACGCCAAAAAGCGCGAGCGCGCCGAGCGCGTCCAAGAGCAGCGCGAGGCCGAGGCGGCCGAGAAAGCGCGCTCCGCGGACGACACCTACCACCTCAAGGTCTTCCGCTACGACCCCGAGGTGCCGGAGAAACAGGAGCCCCGCTTCGACGACTTCCACGTCCCGTACAAACAGGGCATGACGATTCTCGACGCGCTCATGTGGGCACGGGACCACTACGACTCCTCGCTTACCTTCCGGCACTCCTGCCGGCAGGCAATCTGTGGGTCCGACGCGCTGTTCGTCAACGGGTCGCAGCGACTCGGCTGTAAGACCCAACTGTCGGACCTCTCGGAGCCGATTCGGGTCGAACCGCTCCCGCACTCCGACGTGGTCAAAGACCTCGTCGTCGACATGGAGCACTTCTACGACCAGATGGAGTCGGTCGAGCCGTACTTCCAGACGAACTCGCTTCCGGACGGCGAACTCGACGAGCAGCGCCAGACGCGCGAGAACCGCGAGAAGGTCAAGATGTCCACCCGCTGCATCTGGTGTAGCGCGTGTATGTCCTCGTGTAACATCGCCGCCGGCGACAACGAGTATCTCGGTCCCGCGGCCATCAACAAGGCCTACCGCTTCGCCATGGACGAACGCGAAGGCGAGGACATGAAGCAGCGCCGCCTCGAAATCCTCGAACAGGAACACGGCGTCTGGCGCTGTCAGACCCAGTTCTCCTGTACGGAGGTGTGCCCGAAGGACATCCCCCTCACGGAGCACATCCAGGAGCTCAAGCGCGAGGCGATTAAGAACAACCTGAAGTTCTGGTGA
- a CDS encoding succinylglutamate desuccinylase/aspartoacylase family protein, whose amino-acid sequence MADNEAFTYNGGKVEPGETQDIRYGISETYLGDPVRIPVTIINGEPPGPTVFLSAAAHGDELNGIEVVREVAYEWDLADLAGTLVCMPVMNVPAFLAQQRYLPIYDRDLNRSFPGSETSTGAKRMAHRIYQNFIAPCDLGIDFHTSTRGRTNMLHVRADMSDPAVARLANAFGSHVIIDSSGSSGMLRTESSANGTPAITVEMGEAHRFQRELIDEALAGVESVFAEYGLRGTSTVNWPGWRTVISDENEKTWLRADAGGIVDMHHDRGALVHEGDRICTITNPFKDDNVTVVAPFTGLLVGVLENPVVYPGNPLCHLVELKDKVRRVVEREQSGSPETTR is encoded by the coding sequence ATGGCCGACAACGAGGCCTTCACCTACAACGGCGGGAAGGTCGAGCCGGGCGAGACACAGGACATCCGGTACGGCATCTCCGAGACGTATCTCGGGGACCCGGTTCGCATCCCCGTCACCATCATCAACGGGGAGCCGCCGGGGCCGACCGTGTTCCTCTCCGCCGCCGCTCACGGCGACGAACTGAACGGTATCGAGGTCGTCCGCGAGGTGGCCTATGAGTGGGACCTCGCGGACCTCGCGGGCACGCTCGTCTGCATGCCGGTGATGAACGTCCCGGCCTTTCTCGCCCAACAGCGGTATCTCCCCATCTACGACCGCGACCTGAACCGGTCGTTTCCGGGCTCCGAGACCTCGACGGGGGCCAAGCGGATGGCCCACCGCATCTACCAGAACTTCATCGCGCCCTGCGACCTCGGCATCGACTTCCATACCTCGACGCGGGGGCGGACCAACATGCTCCACGTCCGCGCCGATATGTCCGACCCCGCGGTCGCGCGCCTCGCCAACGCCTTCGGCTCGCACGTCATCATCGACAGCTCCGGGTCCAGCGGGATGCTCCGAACCGAGTCGTCCGCGAACGGGACGCCGGCCATCACCGTCGAGATGGGCGAGGCACACCGCTTCCAGCGCGAACTCATCGACGAGGCGCTGGCGGGCGTCGAGAGCGTCTTCGCCGAGTACGGCCTCCGAGGAACCTCGACGGTCAACTGGCCGGGCTGGCGCACCGTCATCTCCGACGAAAACGAGAAGACGTGGCTCCGCGCCGACGCGGGCGGCATCGTCGACATGCACCACGACCGCGGCGCGCTCGTCCACGAGGGCGACCGCATCTGCACGATTACGAACCCGTTCAAGGACGACAACGTGACGGTCGTCGCCCCCTTCACGGGCCTGCTCGTCGGCGTCCTCGAAAACCCGGTCGTCTACCCCGGCAACCCGCTTTGCCACCTCGTCGAACTCAAAGACAAGGTGCGGCGCGTCGTCGAGCGCGAGCAGTCCGGCTCCCCCGAAACGACGCGCTGA
- a CDS encoding succinate dehydrogenase hydrophobic membrane anchor subunit — MAERYTSFEPGGRRWLWQRLTAAFLVVVLAFHFFLLHFVNHADEVTFALSQARMEQLTYFSLMILFLVTATFHGVNGVYNALVNQGLSGTRKTAVKAILGLASVLLIVQGVRTALEWAGGVPI, encoded by the coding sequence ATGGCAGAACGATACACGTCCTTCGAGCCCGGCGGCCGGCGGTGGCTCTGGCAGCGGCTGACCGCCGCCTTCCTCGTCGTGGTGCTGGCGTTCCACTTCTTCCTGCTCCACTTCGTCAACCACGCCGACGAAGTGACGTTCGCCCTCTCGCAGGCGCGCATGGAGCAGCTGACGTACTTCTCGCTGATGATCCTGTTCCTCGTCACCGCGACGTTCCACGGGGTCAACGGCGTCTACAACGCCCTCGTCAACCAGGGTCTCTCTGGAACCCGGAAGACGGCGGTCAAGGCGATTCTCGGTCTCGCGAGCGTCCTGCTCATCGTGCAGGGCGTCCGCACGGCCCTCGAGTGGGCCGGAGGTGTTCCCATCTAA
- the sdhC gene encoding succinate dehydrogenase, cytochrome b556 subunit, translating to MSQSYNRGLIEDFSRWREFSAGMWAWIFHKFTGWVLVGYLFTHIAVLSTALSGATAYTNTIQALESLLVVRILEVGLLAVAVFHILNGLRLLFVDLGVGLEAQDKSFYASLILTGVIVVASVPTFLSGVSI from the coding sequence ATGAGTCAGTCTTACAATCGGGGCCTCATCGAGGACTTCAGCAGATGGCGGGAGTTCTCGGCCGGCATGTGGGCCTGGATATTCCACAAGTTCACCGGCTGGGTGCTTGTGGGCTATCTCTTCACCCACATCGCCGTGTTGTCGACGGCCCTCTCGGGCGCGACGGCGTACACGAACACGATTCAGGCGCTCGAGAGCCTCCTGGTCGTGCGTATTCTCGAAGTCGGGCTGCTCGCGGTGGCGGTGTTCCACATCCTCAACGGGCTGCGGCTGCTGTTCGTCGACCTGGGCGTCGGGCTGGAAGCACAGGACAAGAGCTTCTACGCGTCGCTCATCCTCACGGGTGTCATCGTCGTTGCGAGCGTCCCCACGTTCCTCTCGGGGGTGAGCATCTAA
- a CDS encoding ABC transporter ATP-binding protein produces MSDAADQPVEDVANKVDEAALGAFASGVDTSVDYPLQVEGLEKSFGGITAVDGATFEVESGTLTGLIGPNGAGKSTTFNLITGMLKPDAGTVTFNGEDITGEEPHQIANRGMVRTFQIARELSEMTVLENMMLAPKHQRGEALWRSVMPGVRDDVREQEAELLERVWEVLDFFDIAHIAEEYAGNLSGGQRKLLEMARALLTDPDMLLLDEPFAGVNPTLEKKLLEHVHELREQGYTFLLVEHDMDLIMNNCEHVIVLHQGSVLTEGTPDEIRSNEEVIEAYLGGNV; encoded by the coding sequence ATGAGTGACGCCGCCGACCAGCCCGTCGAAGACGTGGCGAACAAGGTCGACGAGGCCGCGCTCGGCGCGTTCGCCTCCGGCGTCGACACGTCGGTCGACTACCCGCTTCAGGTCGAGGGACTGGAGAAGTCCTTCGGCGGCATCACCGCCGTCGACGGCGCGACCTTCGAGGTCGAGTCCGGGACGCTCACGGGGCTCATCGGCCCGAACGGGGCCGGGAAGTCGACGACGTTCAACCTCATCACGGGCATGCTCAAGCCCGACGCCGGCACGGTCACGTTCAACGGCGAGGACATCACCGGCGAGGAACCCCACCAAATCGCCAACCGCGGGATGGTCCGAACGTTCCAAATCGCCCGCGAACTGAGCGAGATGACCGTCCTCGAAAACATGATGCTCGCGCCGAAACACCAGCGCGGCGAGGCGCTGTGGCGCTCGGTCATGCCGGGCGTCCGCGACGACGTCCGCGAACAGGAAGCGGAACTCCTCGAACGCGTCTGGGAGGTGCTCGACTTCTTCGACATCGCCCACATCGCAGAGGAGTACGCGGGCAATCTCTCCGGCGGGCAGCGCAAACTCCTCGAGATGGCGCGGGCCCTCCTGACCGACCCCGACATGCTGCTCTTGGACGAGCCGTTCGCCGGGGTCAACCCCACGCTCGAGAAGAAACTGCTCGAACACGTACACGAACTCCGCGAGCAGGGCTACACGTTCCTGCTCGTCGAACACGACATGGACCTCATCATGAACAACTGTGAACACGTCATCGTCCTCCACCAGGGCTCGGTGCTCACGGAGGGGACGCCGGACGAGATTCGGAGCAACGAAGAGGTCATCGAGGCCTACCTCGGAGGCAACGTATGA
- a CDS encoding helix-turn-helix domain-containing protein, which produces MQQTVPTIEVPGELESPSAKLVYLYLTTHDGASISDLQNGLEMKKIALYSILSTLSKRGFVRQDAEHYHVAQ; this is translated from the coding sequence ATGCAACAGACGGTTCCGACCATCGAAGTCCCCGGCGAACTCGAATCGCCCTCGGCCAAGCTCGTGTACCTCTATCTCACCACGCACGACGGCGCGTCCATCTCCGACTTGCAGAACGGGTTGGAGATGAAGAAAATCGCCCTTTACAGCATCCTCAGCACGCTCTCGAAGCGCGGCTTCGTCCGACAGGACGCCGAGCACTACCACGTCGCTCAGTGA
- a CDS encoding GNAT family N-acetyltransferase has product MRVSSAAFSELDDLVELWVELAADQRASGSHLRAEANRTPIREALARHVAADGVLVAREGDVSNGGTEVGSSAEDADADGLVGFVMFDIEAGAYEQDATRGMVRNLFVRPAYRDAGVGTRLLAAAEDALADAGVDAVALDVLADNEAARRFYRRHGYRPHRVELEKSMRSDTHSKEDG; this is encoded by the coding sequence ATGCGCGTCAGTTCGGCGGCGTTTTCGGAGCTCGACGACCTCGTCGAGCTGTGGGTCGAACTCGCCGCGGACCAGCGGGCGTCCGGCTCGCACCTCCGAGCCGAGGCCAACCGAACACCGATACGGGAGGCGCTGGCTCGACACGTCGCCGCCGACGGCGTCCTCGTCGCCCGCGAGGGCGATGTGAGCAATGGCGGCACGGAGGTCGGAAGCAGCGCAGAGGACGCGGACGCCGACGGCCTCGTCGGGTTCGTCATGTTCGACATCGAGGCGGGAGCGTACGAACAGGACGCGACTCGCGGAATGGTTCGGAATCTGTTCGTCCGCCCGGCGTACCGAGACGCCGGCGTCGGAACGCGGTTGCTGGCGGCGGCGGAGGACGCGCTGGCCGACGCCGGCGTCGACGCCGTCGCGTTGGACGTGCTGGCGGACAACGAGGCCGCCCGTCGATTCTACCGGCGACACGGCTACCGGCCCCACCGCGTCGAACTGGAGAAATCGATGCGAAGCGATACACACTCAAAGGAGGACGGGTAA
- a CDS encoding ABC transporter ATP-binding protein, protein MSVDANTDATSGAGVEGRDDVLLRVRDLDAGYGDLQILTDVDMDVFDGEYVTIVGPNGAGKSTTMKSVFGLTAHMGGTVRFKDGDITGRRPEDIIHVGIGYVPQNDNIFPTLTVEENLEMGAYILDEVPQDAMEAVYERFPILRERKDQKAGTMSGGQQQMLAMGRALMLDPDLLLLDEPSAGLAPDLVEEMFDKIDEINEAGTAVLMVEQNAKEALRRCDRGYVLANGQNRYMDTGTALLEDEQVRQDFLGG, encoded by the coding sequence ATGAGCGTCGACGCCAACACCGACGCGACGAGCGGCGCGGGCGTCGAAGGGCGCGACGACGTGCTCCTGCGCGTCCGCGACCTCGACGCCGGCTACGGCGACCTCCAGATTCTCACCGACGTCGACATGGACGTGTTCGACGGCGAGTACGTCACCATCGTCGGCCCGAACGGGGCCGGCAAGTCCACGACGATGAAGTCCGTCTTCGGCCTGACCGCCCACATGGGTGGGACTGTCCGGTTCAAAGACGGGGACATCACCGGGCGTCGACCCGAGGACATCATCCACGTCGGCATCGGTTACGTCCCGCAGAACGACAACATCTTCCCGACGCTGACGGTCGAAGAGAACCTCGAGATGGGCGCGTACATCCTCGACGAGGTGCCGCAGGACGCCATGGAGGCGGTCTACGAGCGGTTCCCCATCCTCAGAGAGCGGAAAGACCAGAAGGCGGGCACGATGTCCGGCGGGCAACAGCAGATGCTCGCGATGGGTCGCGCGCTCATGCTCGACCCCGACTTGCTGCTTCTCGACGAACCCTCGGCGGGGCTCGCGCCCGACCTCGTCGAGGAGATGTTCGACAAAATCGACGAGATTAACGAGGCCGGCACGGCCGTCCTGATGGTCGAACAGAACGCGAAGGAAGCGCTCCGACGCTGCGACCGTGGTTACGTCTTAGCCAACGGACAGAACCGCTACATGGACACCGGTACCGCGCTCCTCGAAGACGAACAGGTCCGGCAGGACTTCCTCGGCGGCTAG
- a CDS encoding branched-chain amino acid ABC transporter permease: MSVRDDFTARIPGGDAGLIVLVLLGTYLAYVLAGVVLGYTLRGQLNSIATLTFYIGVFAMLSLALNLHWGYTGLFNIGIVGFMAVGVYVTAIVTKPTYVAGGAAQVGGLGLPLWVGILAGMTAAALLGLVVALPALRLRADYLAIVTIAMSEIVRFSFLSGELQQFQLFGNRVGFGGGSGLILDFSPPLEALLRGVGLWNGYLGFVDAFQVLVPRNPKPVVDGLVYGLLLLGFVAGFYWLLKRTGESPFGRVLKAIREDEDVANALGKNTDRFKIKSFMLGCALMGLAGILWLVPQGAVTPNFFRPRVTFFIWIALIIGGAGSNTGSVLGGAVFAAVLYQGPRYFQNLVSAVFPNFDSPSGFGQAISPLISQFDPVPFLLYTVDSIRQLQLVVMGLVLIWLMHNRPEGMLGYRKETASVIPLSRPKSMAADGGVDAAAEGGETDE, translated from the coding sequence ATGAGCGTCCGCGACGACTTCACCGCCCGCATCCCGGGCGGCGACGCGGGCCTCATCGTACTGGTCCTCCTCGGGACGTACCTCGCGTACGTCCTCGCGGGGGTCGTTCTCGGATACACGCTCCGCGGTCAACTCAACTCCATCGCGACGCTGACGTTCTACATCGGCGTCTTCGCCATGCTGTCGCTCGCGCTCAACCTCCATTGGGGGTACACCGGGCTGTTCAACATCGGCATCGTCGGCTTCATGGCCGTCGGCGTCTACGTCACGGCAATCGTGACGAAGCCGACGTACGTCGCCGGCGGCGCGGCGCAGGTCGGCGGCCTCGGCCTGCCGCTTTGGGTGGGTATCCTCGCCGGCATGACCGCGGCCGCGCTGTTGGGACTCGTGGTCGCGCTCCCGGCGCTTCGGTTGCGGGCCGACTACCTCGCAATCGTCACCATCGCGATGTCGGAAATCGTCCGGTTCAGCTTCCTCTCCGGGGAACTCCAGCAGTTCCAGCTGTTCGGTAACCGCGTCGGATTCGGCGGCGGGTCGGGTCTCATCCTCGACTTCTCCCCGCCGCTGGAGGCGCTGCTTCGTGGCGTCGGCCTCTGGAACGGATACCTCGGCTTCGTCGATGCCTTCCAAGTCCTCGTGCCGAGGAACCCCAAGCCGGTCGTCGACGGTCTCGTCTACGGGCTGTTGCTCCTCGGGTTCGTCGCGGGCTTCTACTGGCTGCTCAAGCGCACCGGCGAATCGCCGTTCGGTCGCGTGCTGAAGGCCATCCGCGAGGACGAGGACGTCGCGAACGCCCTCGGCAAGAACACCGACCGGTTCAAAATCAAGTCGTTCATGCTCGGCTGTGCGCTCATGGGGCTCGCCGGCATCCTCTGGCTCGTTCCACAGGGCGCGGTGACGCCGAACTTCTTCCGGCCGCGCGTGACGTTCTTCATTTGGATCGCGCTCATCATCGGCGGGGCCGGTTCGAACACGGGGAGCGTCCTCGGTGGGGCCGTCTTCGCGGCGGTGCTCTACCAGGGACCGCGGTACTTCCAGAACCTCGTGTCGGCGGTGTTCCCCAACTTCGACTCGCCGTCCGGCTTCGGACAGGCCATCTCGCCGCTCATCTCGCAGTTCGACCCCGTGCCGTTCCTCCTGTACACGGTCGACAGCATCCGACAGCTCCAGTTGGTCGTGATGGGCCTCGTGCTCATCTGGCTGATGCACAACCGGCCGGAGGGGATGCTCGGCTACCGCAAGGAGACCGCGTCCGTCATCCCGCTGTCGCGGCCGAAGTCGATGGCCGCGGACGGCGGCGTCGACGCCGCGGCCGAAGGAGGTGAGACCGATGAGTGA
- a CDS encoding FAD-binding protein encodes MYEHDVIVVGAGGAGLRAAIAAHEEGADVAIVSKLHPVRSHTGAAEGGINAALREGDSWEDHAYDTMKGSDYLADAPAAETLCKDSPKETIKLEHWGMAFSRDDDGRVSQRPFGGLSFPRTTYAGAETGHQLLHTMYEQLVKRGIKVYDEWHVTRLAVSDEEKPEDRTCHGIVAYDVQTGQVEGFRARNGVILATGGLGQVYDHTTNAVANTGDGVAMAYRAGAPMEDMEFIQFHPTTLPSTGVLITEGVRGEGGILYNENGERFMFEYGYANNLGELASRDVVSRAELTEVNEGRGIEDEYVHLDMRHLGEERIIDRLENIVHLSEDFEGVNPLDAPMPVKPGQHYAMGGIETDENGETCISGLYAAGECACASVHGGNRLGGNALPELIVFGKRAGHHAAGKDMEEAKITTGKEGEYELGEVDSPVELGEAGIGEDAVADGGTAADAGASVSGADLVQRAVEDERETIDTLLEREDGIQQAEIRERVQKSMTRNVNVFREESALKDALRDIREARELYQQVFVGDKSRTFNTDLLQTLEMRNILDIAEAITLGALARNEFRGAHWRKEYQERRDEEWLKHTMLSWNDGRPELWYKPVILEGENKTYEPKTRSY; translated from the coding sequence ATGTACGAACACGACGTTATCGTAGTCGGCGCGGGCGGGGCGGGCCTGCGCGCGGCGATTGCGGCACACGAGGAAGGGGCCGACGTGGCCATCGTGTCGAAGCTCCATCCGGTCCGAAGTCACACGGGCGCGGCGGAGGGCGGCATCAACGCCGCGCTCCGCGAAGGCGACTCGTGGGAGGACCACGCCTACGACACGATGAAGGGCTCGGACTATCTGGCCGACGCGCCGGCGGCCGAGACCCTCTGTAAGGACAGCCCGAAAGAGACCATCAAGCTCGAACACTGGGGGATGGCGTTCTCCCGTGACGACGACGGCCGCGTCAGCCAGCGGCCGTTCGGCGGGCTCTCGTTCCCGCGGACCACCTACGCGGGCGCGGAGACGGGCCACCAGCTGCTCCACACGATGTACGAGCAGCTCGTCAAGCGCGGCATCAAGGTGTACGACGAGTGGCACGTGACCCGACTGGCCGTCTCCGACGAGGAGAAGCCGGAGGACCGAACCTGTCACGGCATCGTCGCCTACGACGTCCAGACCGGCCAGGTCGAGGGCTTCCGCGCCCGCAACGGCGTCATCCTCGCCACCGGCGGGCTCGGACAGGTCTACGACCACACGACGAACGCGGTCGCCAACACCGGCGACGGCGTCGCGATGGCCTACCGCGCCGGCGCGCCGATGGAGGACATGGAGTTCATCCAGTTCCACCCGACGACGCTCCCCTCGACGGGCGTTCTCATCACCGAGGGCGTCCGCGGCGAGGGCGGCATCCTCTACAACGAGAACGGCGAGCGCTTCATGTTCGAGTACGGCTACGCGAACAACCTCGGCGAACTCGCCTCGCGCGACGTGGTCTCCCGGGCCGAACTCACGGAGGTCAACGAGGGCCGCGGCATCGAAGACGAGTACGTCCACCTCGACATGCGCCACCTCGGCGAAGAGCGCATCATCGACCGCCTCGAGAACATCGTCCACCTCTCGGAGGACTTCGAGGGCGTCAACCCCCTCGACGCGCCGATGCCGGTCAAGCCCGGCCAGCACTACGCGATGGGCGGCATCGAGACCGACGAGAACGGCGAGACCTGTATCTCCGGTCTCTACGCGGCAGGCGAGTGCGCCTGCGCCTCCGTCCACGGCGGCAACCGCCTCGGCGGCAACGCGCTCCCCGAACTCATCGTCTTCGGCAAGCGCGCCGGCCACCACGCCGCGGGCAAGGACATGGAGGAGGCCAAAATCACGACCGGCAAGGAAGGCGAGTACGAACTCGGCGAGGTCGACTCGCCGGTCGAACTCGGCGAAGCGGGTATCGGTGAGGACGCCGTCGCCGACGGCGGGACGGCGGCGGACGCCGGCGCGTCCGTCTCCGGGGCCGACCTCGTCCAGCGCGCCGTCGAAGACGAGCGCGAGACCATCGACACCCTCCTGGAGCGCGAAGACGGCATCCAGCAGGCCGAGATTCGCGAGCGCGTCCAGAAGTCGATGACGCGCAACGTGAACGTCTTCCGCGAGGAGTCGGCCCTCAAGGACGCGCTTCGCGACATCCGCGAGGCGCGCGAACTCTACCAGCAGGTGTTCGTGGGCGACAAGTCGCGGACGTTCAACACGGACCTCCTCCAGACGCTGGAGATGCGCAACATCCTCGACATCGCGGAAGCCATCACGCTCGGCGCACTCGCGCGCAACGAGTTCCGCGGAGCCCACTGGCGCAAGGAGTACCAAGAGCGCCGCGACGAGGAGTGGCTCAAGCACACGATGCTCTCGTGGAACGACGGCCGCCCGGAACTCTGGTACAAGCCGGTCATCCTCGAAGGCGAGAACAAGACGTACGAGCCGAAGACGCGGAGCTACTGA